The sequence ACCCATGCATCATTGGCACAGGGAAAAAAAATGCAGTTTGGAGGGTATCTTTCTCTTCTTAATTCACTTTAGTTGGTCCTGTTATGTTGCTTTCGTTTGCAATTTTCTTCTGCATAAATTGGAATACTTTGCTCTTTTTATATCAACTTGAATGGAGCTTTTGGTGTCCATTAAAAAGCGACGTCCTTCCAGGATGGGTggtattaaattttaaatttttatgtttcAACTAGAAATAGGCTTCTCTGGTTTCCAATTCCACAATTAGAATGTGTTGAATCTGTGAGTTAACAGGGTTGATAGTCTTCTCCATTGATGATGTGTGCATCATTTGTTTCTGTTATATTGTGCTAATATTCATTCTTCCTTCTTCAGAGGGTGCAGAAGTGTCTGCAGAAATTGGGAATTGATCTGATTGGTCTTATTACTGCTGATGTTGTTAAGTTATGCAAGGTAATTGCTTTTCCTTTCAGAAATGTTGATTACTACTCACTTTCTGAGTTCTGTATGCACTAAATATTCCTGTCTGATATCCTTTTGTAGTTGGGTTCTGTTGATTTCTCAGACTACATTAtctatttacttttattttgttCATGTATTATCGGTTTAGCCTTGTCCATATTGGCAGAATTGTCTACCTTTGTGATTCTATCAGATTTAAAAACTTCCTAGTTTTCAAGTTAAGATCAACTAGTTGAAAACACTTCAAGCATTTCCTGGAACTGAGACCCACTTGTGGACCTTTTGCTTTTGATAAGTGAAGGCACGTCGCACATATATGATgtttaattcatattttttcaacttggatgttttttattttttattttttaaatttgtctTGTCCATGAAGGGATTATTAGGTTCAAATGGATTGTTGAATTCTAATCACATGGAGCAAGAAGCAGCTTTAAACTCCTTGTCAACACTGATGTCTATTATACCAGGAGATACTTATACACAATTTGCAAAGGTTGGCTACATCCTTTTCTCTGTTCTTTCTGCTATGTTTTAGATGAAGATAGTTGTATGGTTTCTGTGGCTCTTATTACATGAATCATTTTTTGTAGCACTTTATTGATCTCCCAGATCGTGTTGCTCATGACGCACTCTCAGAAGTTGATAttcaggtttttttttttacccttAGATTGAGTACAAATTTTTGtacattttcatcattttttcctGATGCTATTTCTGGATGTTATTTGTGCTTGTTAATGCATAAACTGATTAGTCCTGTTCTGTTTCAGATCTTCCATACTCCTGAGGGAGTGCTTTCTACTGAGCAAGGAGTTTATATTGCGGAGTCTGTTGCCTCCAAGAATGTGAAGCAAGCAAAAGGACGGTTCCGAGTTTATGATAAGGATGATGACCTGGTAAGTGATATTGCGACTTTTCATTTGGAAGTATGGAGATGCTCTTATTGTTCTTAACTGAGGCATGCATGTTTTCAGGATCAAGTTAACTCTAATCACTCGTCTGTTACTTCGAATCAATCTATAAGACGAGATGTCTCCAATAAAGAGGTTGCTGTTGCTGGGAAAAAAGATGCTCCGAAATCAATGAAAAAATCTGGCAAGCTATATTTGTCAAACTCATTTCAGATCCCAATCACCTTTTTATTTAGTAATACTTAcctattattttttctaattttgttTCTAGAGAAGATAAAAACCTCTAAAGAAGAAGCCCGTGAATTGCAGCTTAAGGAAGAGGGTCGCATTCGTGAAAAGGTCATGTTAATTCAACAGAACATTTCTTTGATGCTCAAAGCTTTGGGAGAAATGGCCATTGCTAATCCTATATTCACTCATAGTCAGCTTCCTTCTTCGGTTAGTTCTTCTTCCATTATTAACAACCTTTTATCAGTATTTCTCTTGATTTTTACACTGTTAGGCTATTAGCTATAAATATACTAGCTGGTAATAACCTATAAAAATGTTGTTCTTAGAAGTTTTTAGTTTGTGTTTTTGCTTCTGTAGTTTGATTTAAAAGAAGAATAAGATGCATATGAAGATAGTGCTGGTTGTGGTGTTTCTCTGTGAAGAATTATGTTTCAAGAATTTCTCAACAAATGTGTTATGAAGCAAGGACATTCTGTTTGGTTTAGAAGGATCTTGTTATGAGTTTTCTTGTACTTAAAATACTTTGACAAGCACTAGACTGAGGTGCACATGCTTGCAGCAtaaaatcctttttttttttttttacctgtTCTTTTTTCTAACGAGATGAAGTCATTTGTCTCATAGTAGACGTATTAAAATCCAGCTAATGCATACTCTActttctttttataaatatcTAGTATCATAGTTTCTTTATTAGATAACATGGACTCTGAATCTGGGTTGATTTTAATGATATAATATTTCTCTCATCATTTTTCAGGTCAAGTTCGTCAGTCCTTTCCTTCGGTCACCAATTGTAGGTGATGCTGCCTTTGAGACATTagtgaaactttcaaaatgtacTATTGATCCCCTTTGCAATTGGTCTCTTGAAATTGCAACTGCTTTACGACTGACTGCCACTGAAGAAACTAGTATCTTGTGGGACTTATTTCCATCTATTCGCGACGGAGAGCAAGATGGAACTCCATCACTAGGTCTTTTTGAACGTTTAGTTAGTGGCTTAACCATCTCATGCAAATCTGGGCCTCTTCCAGTTGActcatttacatttattttccCGGTAAATTATTCTACCCTGTTCCtattcttcctctttttttcaATGCATAAACTTACGCCGGAATTGTTATGGATTATTCTGCAGGTAATTGAGAGGATACTTCTATCTCCGAAGAAGACAGGTCTTCACGATGACGTTCTCCAGATACTTTTCTTGCACATGGATCCTATTTTACCACTACCAAGGATTAGAATGCTATCAGTTACGACCTTCATACTAAACAGCCTATTACTATACCATAAATTTATGGGTTCTAATGTTACTCATGTTATGCTTTTCAGGTTCTCTACCATGTTCTAGGTGTTGTCCCGGCTTACCAATCATCTATTGGCCCAGCATTGAATGAATTGTGCCTTGGTCTACAGCCTGATGAAGTAGCACCTGTATGGCTCCGTTATTGTTTCTGGTAATCTATCTCACAAATATGACTGGCTCACTTTATTTCACTTGTTCTTCGTACAGGCTTTGTCCGGTGTTTATGCCAAAGATATTCATGTAAGAATGGCTTGCTTGAACGCTGTAAAGTGCATTCCGGCTGTCTCCAATTGTTCGATTCCTCAAAATGTCGAGGTTGCGACCAGCATATGGCTTGCTTTGCATGACTCAGAGAAGGTAGTAAGGCCAAATGGAGATTTTTGTTCCCTGATTTAACGAACTATTTTGAAACTTTATATTCAGACTGAGTAATTTGCTTAAATACTTGATGACATTGCCAATCACAAGGCCAAATGAATTAGAGTCTTGTTCCTCGATTTTTCTCCCTAAAAGCTAAAAGAACCTTACTTGAAACTTGTGTATGATTTATGATGTTTAGTCAGTCGCGGAAGTTGCAGAGGATGTGTGGGATTGTTACCGTAATGACTTTGGTACCGATTACTCTGGACTTTTTGGTGCGCTTTCACATGTTAACTACAATGTTAGAGTTGCTGCAGCAGAGGCCCTTGCTGCAGCTTTGGATGAAAAGCCTGATACGATACAGGTGATACAGCAATCCAGTTTCTGTAACCTGCACTAAGTACTCAATTCGTTTTGActttttttattgttaattattCAGGAATCTCTATCAACCTTGTTTTCCTTATACCTCCGCGATGCTGGATTTGGTGGGGAGAACATTGACTCTGGTTGGCTTGGCAGACAAGGGATTGCCCTAGCTTTACATGGTGTGGCGGATGTCCTCCGAACCAAAGATCTTCCCGTTGTGATGACTTTTCTGATATCGCGAGCTTTGGTACTCATATTTCACCACTTGTATTGCCTTGCTGATATCAGCTCTTTATATCTGACTGAAATTGAGCATGCAGGCTGATCCCAATGCTGATGTTCGTGGAAGAATGGTTGATGCTGGAATTTTGATTATTGACAAACATGGAAGAGATAACGTTTCCTTGTTGTTTCCCATCTTTGAGAATTTCCTGAACAAAAAGGTCTCTCCCGAGTTAGTTGTTTTCTCTTTATGTACTAGTTTTCTTCACATGCTTGTCCATTCttgcttgtaaaattatctctGGATGCTATTATCCTGTTTGATTTTAGAATAGCACGTTCTCAACAACTGCTGTTGGCTCTGATCAACTGGATGGAATAAAATTAAATGCCTGCTTTTGTGTATATGGAATTTTTCTGCAGGCACCAGATGAGGAGAAATATGATTTGGTACGTGAAGGTGTGGTTATATTCACAGGAGCACTGGCGAAACACTTGTCGAAGGTCTTAACCATTCCCTACAAAAGCTTAATATAGCGAAGTAGATGCCTAGCCTGAAAATTCCTATTTATTGCAGGATGACCCGAAAGTTCATGCTGTTGTGGAGAAGTTGTTGGATGTCTTAAACACTCCTTCTGAGTCTGTGCAACGAGCAGTCTCCTCCTGCCTTGCACCTTTAATGCAATCAAAGCAGGTATTATGAGAAACCAGATGAGGAATGGTTGAACTTGTTGTGTTTGTATATGCCTATCATGAGCAGTCACCCCTTCTATTTCCGGTAATCCTTCTGGTATCTTGGTTTATTTTGTGGGTATTTCTGTTATAGAAGGCAGACATGTTGGCAAATACTCCCAACCTATGCATCTGacttgaaaaattaaatattgttCATTTGAGTGGATATTGATAACCCAGTTCATTATAGTTGGCTAATTATATTCTAGTACTAGTATGTAAAGTTGATCTATGAGTTTAGTTATATTAGCAATATAGTTTTGACTTTTTAATTCATATTCTTACAATCTTTTCCTTCCTTGAAAGTGGGATTTCGGGCTAATTTAATGACATAATTGTCCAGGAAGGTTTTACACgtattatattaattaacacTTCTGGTTCATTTGTTTGTAACTGTCTCTCATTCtatttaaactatattttgtGTATACAGAAGAAAAACAAATATAAAGGGAAAACCCACCTGAACTAATGATTTTTCTATTCTATCTTGATGCCTGTTGTCTACTTCCCCCCCCCCACGCCCTGCTTTTAGATTGGTCTAATGCAATTTTTGGTTGCGTCTGTGGCCTTTTATTTTCTCCTTGCCCTTTTTTCAAGTAATTTTACATTTATGGTACGTTATGGCTTCAGGAAGAAGCAGGGGCTCTTATTTCCAGACTGCTTGTAAAGCTGATGAAGAGTGACAAATATGGTGAGCGCCGTGGAGCAGCATTTGGACTTGCTGGGGTGGTTAAAGGATTTAGAATATCATGTCTGAAGAAGTACAATGTTATGACAGCCTTACGCGATGGCCTTTCTGACAGGTCTGTTTTTATGAAGTTGTTTCAGGTGTTTTGTACATCAAACATTTGGTAGATTTGTTATTGCAGTATCAAGTTTTATTGTTCTACTATAGTGTTGCAGGATAATGAGCTGATATTTGACTCAATTAACAAAATGAAAACTTGAAAAGCTCCAGctaaagaattaatttaattttcgtTTCATTTTGAGAAAGAAACCAGTTAAACTAACTGGATGGCTTAAAGTATATATGGGAACCTCCCACCAAAAAATCTCCATTTCTTTAAACAATTTAGCACTATATCATGATTGGCAATTTTTAAGTGATTGTATCTGTAAACAATCAACTGGCtttatgatatatatttttaattgcaGAAATTCTGCTAAAAGCAGAGAGGGAGCCTTACTCGCTTTTGAATGTTTCTGTGATAAGCTTGGGAGAATATTTGAGCCGTAAGTATATAGATATTGTCTTGTAAAATTTTTGTTTTACCATGAATCATGAGAGCAATTTATGGATAATTCCCCACACCATTTCCCCTCCCCCCATTCAGGTATGTGATTCAAATGTTACCCCTACTCCTGGTGTCGTTCTCTGATCCGGTTGTTGCCGTGCGAGATGCTGCTGAGGGTGCAGCCCGTGCAATGATGTCTAGACTTAGTGCTCAAGGAGTCAAACTCGTTCTACCATCCCTTTTAAAGGTCCTCACTTCCAGATAACATTTCCCTTGAACTTGATTTTGATTGATTTAAGAGGCTTGGTTGATATAAATGTCCAGTAGAGTGCCAAATTCATGACAGCCAAGTGTGATGAAATGTGGTTAAGGTGGGAGTAAATCTAATCTTTTACCTTGTCGGAAAAATGTGGTGTTCTTTCTTCTGAAGTACACTTCCATTAGCTACTTGATCATCTGGAATTAAGATCTGCTACAAGTATCTGAACTTTTCCCTGCTGAATCCTGGTTTTTATAAAAGTGGACTGACCAAGAGAAGTAATGAAAATTTATCATTATGTGTTAGGTTCTGGTTCTAGGATATTCCTACCTTAAATTGATTGTATCTCGTGCAGTGTTGTCAAATTTCCGCCATGGCGGCGCCATGGCGGATGGCGGTGGCGGTTTTGGGCTAGGACGCCATAAAAATGTTATGGCATGGCAGTTTTGCCATGGCGGGTTATGGCGGCCGCCATATCCATGGCACCATGGCGGCCATGGCGGGATATGGCGGAAATTTGGCCCATACCCGCTTTACAGGCGGGTCGACCCGTTGACCCGACCCTTTGACCCTTTGACTTAGTTATATTAGGtttaaaaattagggtttcaaCATTGTAGTAGCCTCCAATGTTCAAACTTCAAACTTGAAACTGCTCAGTGGCGCCTCCTCTGATTCTCAGACCGGCGACCACTGCTCCGGCGACGCACCGGCGACCCActgctccggcgagctccggcgatcTCCGGCGACCTCAGATTAGGACTAGCATtattatctatctatctatttcTTATGTCTTATGCTTGAAGTTGAAGACTTGAACTTATTATTGCATTTTGTTATGTTTAAACTTTGAACTTAGGAATATGTCATGTTTAAACTTAGGATATCAAGTTTTCTATGATTTTTCTTGGATTTTGCATgttttaatttcataatttgcatatatataagtatatatattattattttattaatccgCCATGCGTCCGCCATAACCCGCCATGGCACCCGCCATATCCTTATGGCGGTTTTCAGGCCGGACCGCCATGGACCGCCATCCGCCATCGATAACATTGATCTCGTGTTAAATTGTTTGTTTTTTAAGTGTTATTAATTTCTCAATGTATTTAATGTGTAAAATGTTTTccatgctttatttatttaatattctaaAGCATACACGCAGAGGGGAAAACACTTGTTATGTGAACTATAAATCCAAGgttctcatttcttttcctacCTGTTTTCTTTTGTCTGCTCTGCTCCCTCAATTCCTAAATGCATTCTGTTGATGAAATGATGCCCCAAGCTGGATCTAAACCAGTTTAAGCATATTGCTAAAAAATTTACTCTTGTAATTCTTTGTTTCCTTAGCTATTGCCAAAAGATTGGCATTTCTTGTAATTGACAGAAAATTTAGTTCAAGTTCTGGTATATCTTATTTTTCCCGAGCATCAAAAGCAGCCTTTTTATTAGGTTGAGATTTTATTAGGCctgttttttcttttgctttttgTAGTAGTTcacataattaatttcataGTTTCTTTGTGCCTATTGATTTTTAGTGGTCCAACTTGGCATATTGTTTGACATGCTATTTTTCCTCCCTAATCAGTGCTCTACAGTAATCAATTTGTGAAgtaaaatatgaattaaataCATTTTGTGTGGCCAATGAATGCTGACTATAATTTCTTGAGTTAGGGCCTTGAAGATAAAGCCTGGAGAACAAAGCAAAGCAGTGTACAGCTACTAGGTGCTATGGCTTTCTGTGCTCCACAGCAACTGTCTCAATGTCTGCCCAAGATTGTGCCAAAGTTGACTGAGGTATGTGCAGAATGCGAAAGTTCACTTTTGCCTTTGGCTGATTCCTTATGAACCCAAAATTCTCAGGGGCAAGTGTATGAGCTTTTGTATTTGAGCAGTTTTCTTAATTGTTCTGCAGGTTCTCACAGATACTCACCCCAAAGTCCAGTCAGCTGGACAAACTGCTCTCCGGCAGGTAAAATAACTATTATTGAAGCCTCCATTGCTGCATTGATACATATTTTGATGAGCTGTTTCAATTAGGTTGGAGAAGTGATTAAAAATCCGGAAATAGCAGCTCTTGTCCCCACTCTTTTGATGGGCCTCACAGATCCTAATGATTATACCAAGTATTCTCTTGATATCCTTCTGCAGGTAAATACATCATCTGTATACATTTTTGATGGTTGGATGTATTGGATTTGCATCATTACATTAAATTTCAATGACTTCTGGGTTTTTCAGATACTAATGGTTTCTGATTTTGCAGACTACCTTCATTAATACTATAGATGCTCCTTCTCTTGCACTGTTGGTGCCCATTGTCCATAGAGGGCTTAGGGAGAGGGGTGCAGAGACAAAAAAGAAAGCTGCTCAAATAGCTGGAAACATGTGTTCTTTAGTTACAGAGCCAAAGGATATGATTCCTTACATAGGCTTGCTTCTACCTGAAGTGAAAAAGGTAATCCACGGTGTTAAAAAGTTTCCGATGCCATGGATTATTTTTTCTTGTGAGAATTTACTAATTTGATATGAAACAGGTTCTGGTTGATCCAATCCCTGAAGTTAGAGCAGTTGCTGCCAGAGCCCTTGGTTCTCTCATAAGAGGAATGGGAGAAGATAACTTCCCGGACCTTGTTCCCTGGTTATTAGATACCCTGAAGTCTGATGGTAGCAATGTTGAACGGTCAGGAGCAGCTCAAGGGCTGAGTGAGGTTAGAACATTGTCTAAATTGCTCTATCATCTTTCTTCGCTACAGTAGAGCATTAGTGTAAAAAATGTCTTGTTCAAAGTTGCTTGATAGCAATGTGTTCATATACTCCCTACTTAACATTTTACATGATATTCAACTAAATGAGATAGAATATGTTGGAATGAAGATTTAAGTTGTTGTGGGCGCAACAAGGCATTCTGTGTAAAACTGCTTGAGAAGATTCTCAATACACTGTTGACTGTCCAGTTTTACATACTGAGCTTTGGAAGTATTACAGTTGTGGTTAGTAGTGTGAGTCATTGAAGTGAACTCTTTGATAGAACTCTCAAATTAAGTGAATGAAACGTTAACATTGATGCTCAATTTTTGTCTGGAGTTTCTACCCCTGGAATTCTGTTTTATTGTTTCTTTCTCTGCTTTCTGGCCAATGGATTATTCTTGTCCTTTCTCTTTTTTCTAAATGAGAATAATTATGCACTATGCTATTTCATTCTTCTATAGGTATTGGCAGCACTTGGGACAAAGTATTTTGAGGACTTACTTCCTGACATTATCCGGAATTGTTCTCATCCAAAAGCTTCAGTTCGAGATGGTTACCTAACACTGTTCAAGGTTAGATATTGAATATACCATGGCCGTGCTAATTTATTTTTGCAATCGTTTTCCATGCATTTAAGGTATGATATTTTGATGAAATTGCTTTATGCTTCCTGCAGTATCTGCCAAGATCTTTAGGTGTTCAGTTTCAGAAGTACTTGCAACAGGTTCTGCCTGCTATTCTTGATGGTATGACCCTTTAGATGAGTGTCTATGTAATTGTTCTTGACGTGCTGCTTGCCTCGTCATATTCAGTAATATAATGTGTTTGCATCCCCCAGGTCTTGCTGATGAGAATGAGTCAGTACGAGAAGCAGCTCTCAGTGCTGGGCATGTCCTGGTTGAACATTATGCAACTACGTATGATATTTTCAGCATCATTTCCTTTTCCTTAATGTTGGATGCTTATTTAAATCTGCATTAACTGTGAAATTATTATTCTTCCATACATAGTTGTTCAAACGTTGATTATTCTTCTTAGCCATATGCATTCACGCTCTCCAGTCTAGCTCTTTCTTTGTTGAATCAATTGTTGTTTAACAAAGAATTTCATTGTGTCAGGTCTCTGCCTCTGCTCCTTCCTGCAGTAGAGGATGGCATATTCAATGATAGTTGGCGTATTCGACAGAGTTCTGTGGAATTATTGGGTGATCTTTTGTTTAAGGTTTGTTTTCATATCCCTATCCATCTTCTTTCTCTCTTAGAATGCAAGTTCAGGTTTTCGTATTATCTTGTTTAGGTTGCCGGCACCTCTGGGAAAGCCCTTCTGGAAGGCGGTAGTGATGATGAAGGTTCTAGTACTGAAGCTCATGGACGGGCTATTATTGAAGTACTTGGAAGAGATAAACGAAATGAAGTTCTTGCTGCATTGTATATGGTTCGTACGGATGTCAGCTTAGTTGTACGCCAGGTACGGTGATTGAATTTATTTTGACTTGTGCTGCCAGATTCACTCTCCAAGTTTTCTTCTTTCAGAATTTTGACATTGTAACTTTATGTTCTACTCAGGCTGCACTGCATGTCTGGAAAACCATAGTTGCAAATACTCCAAAAACTCTCAAGGAGATAATGCCAGTTCTAATGAACACACTAATCACTTCTTTGGCTTCATCATCTTCAGAGAGGCGACAGGTTCCTTACCAGATCCTCATTTTTGAGATTATCAAAGACATGCGGTATAAATATTATTGAAATTGCTCTGCTTATAATCATTAGGTTGCTGCACGGTCCTTGGGCGAGCTTGTCAGGAAGCTTGGTGAAAGAGTGCTTCCCCTAATTATTCCTATTCTATCTGAAGGTCTCAGTGACCCTAATCCTAGCAGAAGACAAGTGCGACTTTCTTCCCTTCTGTACCCCTTCAATCATATTTTGTGTTTCTTCATTTCAAGTAAATAGTTCAAGGGTATCAATGCATGTGTTGCGCTATTGTTGTTTATGCATTATCAGGGGTATCAACTGGGGTATtggaataaaaatatttttgctgTTACTTATAAACTGACATCTTGTTGCTGGGAGATTTTAAGTTCTGAATGTATCTGTAATTCTGTATTGAACTTGTTTTCGttcccttctttccttttttctcATTTATTTGTTGAAAGTATTTACCCTGGATGAGGTGCAGGGTGTATGCATTGGTCTAAGTGAAGTGATGGCCAGCGCTGGTAAGAGTCAGTTGCTGACTTTCATGGATGATCTCATCCCAACAATCCGGACTGCTCTTTGTGACAGGTACTTAGCATTAATCTCATCTGGTGGGTATTTTATTGCAGATTGTAGTGCATAGTATTGATAACCTTCTTTTGTGTGTTGCTTTGCAGCACGCATGAGGTTCGGGAGTCTGCAGGAACAGCATTCAGTACCCTGTATAAGGTATGCCTTTCAAATTACTTACGGAAAAAAAATCACCGGTTTAATGAATAAACTCGTGATATGAAAGCTGTCTTGTGGTGTGTAGAGTGCTGGTTTGCAGGCTATTGATGAAATAGTTCCTACACTTCTTTATGCTCTGGAAGACGAACAAACTTCAGATACTGCTCTTGATGGCCTAAAACAAATCTTAAGGTATTTTATGTGGTTacttatttttacttttatgcCTGTTGTACTAAATGCTCTTTGTTGATTATAGTGTCAGGACCACTGCTGTGCTGCCTCATATTCTACCAAAGCTTGTTCACCTTCCACTATCGTACGTGCAAAAGTTTCATATTGCTTTGTACTTTCTATATAATAACTTTATATTCTTTGCTTACATAGTTCGGTTTGCCTACAGTGCTTTCAATGCCCATGCTTTGGGAGCTCTGGCGGAGGTCGCGGGACCCGGTCTTGATTTCCATCTTGGTACAATACTGCCTGCTTTACTCGCTGCAATGAGTGATAGTGATGAGGTATGCATTTCAGCCATCCCCCACTAGACAAGCCCACACTGTATAACAAGGTCCAAATATTGTAAACAAGACTGAAATTCTCAGGTCACGACTTGTAtcttaataaaattgatatataaaGTAAAATTCATCAATGACTTGCATGTATTATGTTATGgaagtatatatttaattaattatcttgAAATTAAAAGAGATCTATTACTTTCTGGTGTACAGCCTGTTGCATTCTTTTCCTCTGCAATAGCCTTTTCAACCTGATCTTGTGATTTTGTAGATTTATGTAGTTAAGTTATGGTTGTTGATATTTCTGTCTTCACATTTTGCTTTTTTCTGTGAAATCATAGGATGTCCAAAAGTTGGCAAAAAAGGCGGCGGAAACAGTTGTCTTGGTTATAGATGAGGAGGGCATCGAGTCTTTGATATCAGAGCTTCTGAAAGGCACTGCAGATAATCAGGCAtgatttttgtttatttgaccAGTGATATCGTTGAACTCAACTCAGTGTCCAGAATTGCAAGTAATGTCATTT comes from Salvia miltiorrhiza cultivar Shanhuang (shh) chromosome 3, IMPLAD_Smil_shh, whole genome shotgun sequence and encodes:
- the LOC131017489 gene encoding protein ILITYHIA-like — translated: MASNPIDSLTAIAATVSTPSTSRRVQIFRHRIPAILDNLDSLQVTAEFVSVLVDLVFQTLSIYDDHGSRKAVDEVIIKALTKDLFMKSFAATLVQAMERHSKFQSLTGGYRLLKWSCILLIHSQFATLSKNGLSRVAQAQALVLHMVMQGPFGVRRACRKTCFHLFTKSPNIYKAYMEELKDGRIPYKDSPELLYLMLDYANSYPSSFDKLKDLFLDLYVKSVLNAREKPTKGLSEAFLPLFTHMSHEDFKNTILPSSLKMLKRNPELVLESVGVLLQSVNLDLSKYVFEILPVVLTQARHADEGRRLVALSIVRCLSQKSSSPDAIEAMFTAIKAIMGGSEGRLTFPYQRVGMVNALREVSDAPEGKYFSSLFPTVCGYLLSCYKDDGNEEVKLAILSCLASWAVKSGDAISPDLVTFFVSGLKEKETLRRGYLRCLRLVCRNADAVMRMSSLLLPLLQLVKTGFTKAAQRLDGIFALFCVVKIAAVDVKADETISKEKIWQLIVQNEPTIIPTSLASKLSVEDLMACIDLVEVLLVDYSQRLLETFSTKAFLQLILFLLCHPNWEIRKAAYGTSRKILGASHLLAAAILLEFLNYLSVVGEKTIILKMSDAENVTDSQVPFLPSVEVLVKALVVIAPVVSARGPDACVQLLLCLHHPCIIGTGKKNAVWRRVQKCLQKLGIDLIGLITADVVKLCKGLLGSNGLLNSNHMEQEAALNSLSTLMSIIPGDTYTQFAKHFIDLPDRVAHDALSEVDIQIFHTPEGVLSTEQGVYIAESVASKNVKQAKGRFRVYDKDDDLDQVNSNHSSVTSNQSIRRDVSNKEVAVAGKKDAPKSMKKSEKIKTSKEEARELQLKEEGRIREKVMLIQQNISLMLKALGEMAIANPIFTHSQLPSSVKFVSPFLRSPIVGDAAFETLVKLSKCTIDPLCNWSLEIATALRLTATEETSILWDLFPSIRDGEQDGTPSLGLFERLVSGLTISCKSGPLPVDSFTFIFPVIERILLSPKKTGLHDDVLQILFLHMDPILPLPRIRMLSVLYHVLGVVPAYQSSIGPALNELCLGLQPDEVAPALSGVYAKDIHVRMACLNAVKCIPAVSNCSIPQNVEVATSIWLALHDSEKSVAEVAEDVWDCYRNDFGTDYSGLFGALSHVNYNVRVAAAEALAAALDEKPDTIQESLSTLFSLYLRDAGFGGENIDSGWLGRQGIALALHGVADVLRTKDLPVVMTFLISRALADPNADVRGRMVDAGILIIDKHGRDNVSLLFPIFENFLNKKAPDEEKYDLVREGVVIFTGALAKHLSKDDPKVHAVVEKLLDVLNTPSESVQRAVSSCLAPLMQSKQEEAGALISRLLVKLMKSDKYGERRGAAFGLAGVVKGFRISCLKKYNVMTALRDGLSDRNSAKSREGALLAFECFCDKLGRIFEPYVIQMLPLLLVSFSDPVVAVRDAAEGAARAMMSRLSAQGVKLVLPSLLKGLEDKAWRTKQSSVQLLGAMAFCAPQQLSQCLPKIVPKLTEVLTDTHPKVQSAGQTALRQVGEVIKNPEIAALVPTLLMGLTDPNDYTKYSLDILLQTTFINTIDAPSLALLVPIVHRGLRERGAETKKKAAQIAGNMCSLVTEPKDMIPYIGLLLPEVKKVLVDPIPEVRAVAARALGSLIRGMGEDNFPDLVPWLLDTLKSDGSNVERSGAAQGLSEVLAALGTKYFEDLLPDIIRNCSHPKASVRDGYLTLFKYLPRSLGVQFQKYLQQVLPAILDGLADENESVREAALSAGHVLVEHYATTSLPLLLPAVEDGIFNDSWRIRQSSVELLGDLLFKVAGTSGKALLEGGSDDEGSSTEAHGRAIIEVLGRDKRNEVLAALYMVRTDVSLVVRQAALHVWKTIVANTPKTLKEIMPVLMNTLITSLASSSSERRQVAARSLGELVRKLGERVLPLIIPILSEGLSDPNPSRRQGVCIGLSEVMASAGKSQLLTFMDDLIPTIRTALCDSTHEVRESAGTAFSTLYKSAGLQAIDEIVPTLLYALEDEQTSDTALDGLKQILSVRTTAVLPHILPKLVHLPLSAFNAHALGALAEVAGPGLDFHLGTILPALLAAMSDSDEDVQKLAKKAAETVVLVIDEEGIESLISELLKGTADNQGSIRRSSSYLIGYFFQNSKLYLVDEAPNMISTLIVLLSDPDSATVAAAWEALLRVVGSVPKEVLPSYMKLVRDAVSTARDKERRKKKGGPVLIPGFCLPKALQPVLPIFLQGLISGSAELREQSALGLGELIEVTSEKALREFVIPITGPLIRIIGDRFPWQVKSAILSTLSIIIQKGGIALKPFLPQLQTTFVKCLQDNTRTVRSSAAIALGKLSALSTRIDPLVGDLLSGLQASDLAVKEAILKALDGVIKNAGKSLSSAVITRLHAQLKDMIYSEDDQIRSSSASILGFLLQYLEGAQVSETLMEVADSSSSSTWTTRHGSTLAISSMLRHNAAIVCASPLFTGILDCLKSSLKDDKFPVRESSVRAFGRLLLYQSQNDPSNSSAHLASLSYLVLAIQDDSSEVRRRALSSLKKVAKANPQGIILHVSLFGPALGECLKDGSTPVRLAAERCALHCFLLSKGPEYVQAAQKYITGLDARRLAKLPEHSDDSEDGEDDVSG